GCGGCGGACGTCTACCGCCCGGCGGCGATCAAGCAGCTTCAGGTGCTCGGCGGACAGATTAACGTGCCGGTGTTCACGCTGGGCGACAATGCGAATCCGGTCGACATCGCGGCCCAAGCGCTGCAACATGCCAAGGAGAACGGATTCGACACGGTGATCATTGACACGGCGGGCCGGCTGCATATCGACGAGGCGCTGATGGACGAGCTGAAGAACATCCGCGATATCGCGAAGCCGACCGAGACGCTGCTTGTCGTCGACGCGATGACCGGTCAGGACGCGGTTAACGTCGCGCAGAGCTTCAACGAGCAACTGACGCTGACGGGTGTCGTGCTGACGAAGCTCGACGGCGATACGCGCGGCGGCGCGGCGATCTCCGTCAAGGCGGTGACCGGCTGTCCGATCAAGTTCGCCGCCATGGGCGAGAAGATCGACGCGCTGGAGCCGTTCCACCCGGAGCGGATGGCGTCGCGCATCCTCGGCATGGGCGATATGCTGTCGCTGATCGAGAAAGCCCAGGCGAGCATCGACGCGGAAAAGGCGAAGGATTTGGAGCGCAAAATGCGCAACGCCGAATTCACGTTCGACGATTTCCTCGAACAGATGGAGCAGGTCCGGAAGCTGGGGCCGCTCGATCAGTTGCTCGACATGCTGCCGGGGGCCGGCCAGCTCAAGGAAATGAAGAATCTGAAGGTCGACGAGAAGCAGATGGCGCGCATGGAAGCGATCGTCAAGTCGATGACGAAGGAAGAGCGGGCGAACCCCGATCTGCTGAACGTCAGCCGGAAGAAACGGATCGCCCTCGGAAGCGGCAACTCGGTTCAAGAGGTGAACCGCTTCGTGAAGCAGTTCGAGGATATGCGCAAGATGATGAAGCAATTCTCGTCGATGATGGGACCGAAGGGGCCGAAAGGCGGCCTGAAAAACTTCATGAAAGGCAAAATGGGCGGAAAAGGATTCCGGTTTCCGTTCTGACGGTTTACCGATAAGCTGTTGATTCTGTCAAGGAGGTGATACAGAGATGGCAGTTCGCATTCGTCTGAAGCGTATGGGCGCCCACAAAAAGCCGTTCTACCGCGTCGTCGTATCCGACTCGCGTTCCCCGCGCGACGGCCGTTTCATCGAAGAGATTGGCACTTATAACCCGGTCGCTCAACCGGCTCAAGTGAATCTCGACGAGGAGAAAGCGCTGAAATGGCTGCATAACGGCGCGCAAGCGTCCGACACGGTTCGCAGCTTGTTCAGCAAAGCCGGCATTCTGAAGAAGTTCCACGAGTCGAAGCTTCAGAAGTAATCCGTTCGATCGGAGGGGCCTATGAAAGAGTTGATAACCGTTATTGCCAGACGGCTGGTTGATCATCCCGACGACGTGTCCGTCGCGGTCGAGGAGCGCGAGGACTCCGTCGTCTACAAACTGCAAGTGCACCCGTCCGACGTCGGAAAAGTGATCGGCAAACAAGGCCGCATCGCAAAGTCGCTGCGTACGGTCGTAACGTCCGCCGCGGCGCGCGAGAACAAGCGGGTTTTCGTGGATATCGTCGATTGAAAACCCGTGCGGCTGGGAAACAATGAGGGTTAGGAGCGTATCCTAACCCTTTTCCGTATGCAACGAAGGAGGTGGGAGACGATGCCTGATCCCCGGAGACGGTTGACGGTCGGCCAGGTGATCAATACGCACGGCATTCGCGGCGAGCTCAAAATATGGCCGCAAACGGACTTTCCCGACGTCCGGTTCGCCAAGGGAAGCCAATTGCTGCTTGTCCATCCGGAGGGCCGCGCCGAGGAGCCGGTGCGGGTCGAACGGTCCCGCGGGCAGAAAAACGTGTATATCGTCAAGTTCGACGCTTTCGACAACATCAACGAGGTGGAGCGGTTCAAGGGATGGGCCGTCAAGGTGGAGGACGAGCAGCGCGTTCCGCTGCAGCCGGGCGAATATTACTTCCGCGATATCATCGGCTGCGACGTGCTGCTGGAAGACGGGTCTTCGCTTGGTGTCGTCGAGGACATCCTCAGGCCGGGCGCGAACGACGTATGGGTCGTGAAGCGGCCGAAGGGCAAGCCGGCGCTTCTGCCGGTGATCGACGAGGTCGTGCTGAACGTGGACGTGGCCTCCCGCACCATCACGGTCAGGTTGATGGAAGGCTTGATCGACGATT
This DNA window, taken from Paenibacillus thermoaerophilus, encodes the following:
- a CDS encoding KH domain-containing protein — encoded protein: MKELITVIARRLVDHPDDVSVAVEEREDSVVYKLQVHPSDVGKVIGKQGRIAKSLRTVVTSAAARENKRVFVDIVD
- the rpsP gene encoding 30S ribosomal protein S16, whose translation is MAVRIRLKRMGAHKKPFYRVVVSDSRSPRDGRFIEEIGTYNPVAQPAQVNLDEEKALKWLHNGAQASDTVRSLFSKAGILKKFHESKLQK
- the rimM gene encoding ribosome maturation factor RimM (Essential for efficient processing of 16S rRNA); protein product: MPDPRRRLTVGQVINTHGIRGELKIWPQTDFPDVRFAKGSQLLLVHPEGRAEEPVRVERSRGQKNVYIVKFDAFDNINEVERFKGWAVKVEDEQRVPLQPGEYYFRDIIGCDVLLEDGSSLGVVEDILRPGANDVWVVKRPKGKPALLPVIDEVVLNVDVASRTITVRLMEGLIDD
- the ffh gene encoding signal recognition particle protein: MAFEGLASRLQSVFGKLRGKGKVTEDDVNEAMREVRLALLEADVNFKVVKEFIANVKEKALGQEVAKSFTPGMVVIDIVNKELTALMGGSNARLERSNRPPTVIMMVGLQGAGKTTTSGKLARLLQKQNHKPLLVAADVYRPAAIKQLQVLGGQINVPVFTLGDNANPVDIAAQALQHAKENGFDTVIIDTAGRLHIDEALMDELKNIRDIAKPTETLLVVDAMTGQDAVNVAQSFNEQLTLTGVVLTKLDGDTRGGAAISVKAVTGCPIKFAAMGEKIDALEPFHPERMASRILGMGDMLSLIEKAQASIDAEKAKDLERKMRNAEFTFDDFLEQMEQVRKLGPLDQLLDMLPGAGQLKEMKNLKVDEKQMARMEAIVKSMTKEERANPDLLNVSRKKRIALGSGNSVQEVNRFVKQFEDMRKMMKQFSSMMGPKGPKGGLKNFMKGKMGGKGFRFPF